The region GCCATGAGCCGTCGTAACCGCGCCGTCAAGCGCCCGACCCTCCCGGACCCGATCTACGGCTCCGAGGTGATCACGAAGTTCGTGAACACGCTGATGCGGGACGGGAAGAAGTCCCTGGCCGAGAAGATCTTCTACGATGCCATGCGCACGATGGAGGAGCGGAGCGGCCAGCCGGCGGAGACCGTCTTCAAGACGGCGCTGAACAACGCCAAGCCGGTCCTCGAGGTGAAGTCCCGCCGGGTCGGCGGCGCCACGTACCAGGTGCCGGTCGAGGTCCGCCCGGAGCGCCGGCAGGCGCTCGCCATGCGCTGGCTGGTGGGCTACGCCCGCGCCCGCGGCGAGAAGACCATGGCGGACCGTCTCGCGGCCGAGCTGCTCGCGGCGAGCCGCAACGAGGGTGCGACGATCAAGAAGAAGGACGACACGCACCGCATGGCCGACGCCAACAAGGCGTTCGCCCACTATCGCTGGTAAGCGCCGGTCACAGAAACAACAAGCCGGGGACCGCAGGCGCCCGGAGGGTGGCTCGCCGCCCTCCGATGCGCCTGCTTCTCTGCATCACAGGAATAGATCATGGCCCGCACCACACCGCTGGACAAGCTGCGCAACATCGGCATCATGGCGCACATCGATGCCGGCAAGACGACCACGACCGAGCGCATCCTGTACTATACCGGCCGCACTCACAAGATCGGTGAGGTGCACGAGGGTGCGGCGACCATGGACTGGATGGAGCAGGAGCAGGAGCGCGGCATCACCATCACGTCGGCCGCGACCACCTGCCAGTGGGACCGGCTGGGCGACACGTACCGGATCAACATCATCGACACCCCGGGGCACGTGGACTTCACCGTCGAGGTGGAGCGCTCCCTCCGGGTGCTCGACGGCGCCGTCTGCGTCTTCGACGCGGTGGCGGGCGTGGAGCCGCAGTCCGAGACGGTGTGGCGCCAGGCCGACAAGTACGGCGTGCCCCGCATCTGCTTCGTCAACAAGATGGACCGGACCGGCGCCAACTTCGAGCGCTGCGTCTCCATGATCACCGACCGGCTGGGGGCCAACCCGCTCCCGATCCACCTCCCGATCGGCGACGGCGAGAACTTCGTCGGGATCGTGGACGTGCTGCGCCAGGTCGAGCTGATCTACGACGACACCACGCTCGGCAAGAACTGGACGGAGCAGCCGGTCCGCCCCGAGCTCCAGGACGCCCTGCAGGCCGCGCGCCTGGCGCTGGTCGAGGGCGCGGTGGAGCACGACGACGCGCTGATGGAGCGCTACCTGGAGGGCGAGGAGATCTCGGAGGCCGAGCTTCGCCGCGCCATCCGCAACGCCACCATCGCCGGCGCCATGACCCCGGTGCTGACCGGGTCGGCGTTCAAGAACAAGGGCGTGCAGCAGCTCCTCGACTCCATCATCGACTACCTCCCCGCGCCGGTGGACATCCCGTCCATCAAGGGGACGGAGCCCCGGAACGAGGAGAACGTCATCGAGCGTCACGCGACCGACGACGAGCCCTTCTCGGCGCTCGCGTTCAAGATCGCCACCGACCCGTTCGTCGGGAAGCTGACCTTCTTCCGGGTCTACTCCGGCGTGATCGAGTCCGGCGCGCACGTGCTCAACAGCACCAAGGGGAAGCGCGAGCGCTTCGGCCGCATCCTGCAGATGCACGCCAACAAGCGCGAGGAGATCCCCGAGGTCCGCGCCGGCGACATCGCCGCGGCGATCGGTCTCAAGGACACCACCACCGGGAACACCCTGTGCGACGAGAAGGCCCCCATCGTCCTCGAGTCGATGACCTTCCCGGAGCCGGTGATCGACGTGGCGGTGGAGCCGAAGACCAAGGTGGACCAGGACAAGATGGGTGAGGCGCTGCGCCGCCTGGCGGACGAGGACCCGACCTTCCGGGTCCACACCGACGCCGAGACGGGGCAGACCATCATCTCGGGGATGGGCGAGCTCCACCTGGAGATCATCGTGGACCGCATGCTCCGCGAGTTCAAGGTGGACGCCAACGTCGGCCGCCCCCAGGTGGCGTACCGCGAGACCATCCGGAAGACGGTCACCAACGTCGAGGGCAAGTTCGTCCGGCAGACCGGCGGCTCGGGCCAGTACGGGCACGTGGTGATCAACATGGAGCCGGCCGAGCCCGGCCAGGGCTTCGTGTTCGAGGACAAGGTCGTCGGCGGCGTGATCCCCCGCGAGTTCATCAAGCCCGCGTCCGAGGGGATGCGCGAGGCGATGGAGAACGGGGTGCTCGCCGGCTACCCGATGGTAGACGTGAAGGTCCAGCTCGTCTTCGGCAGCTACCACGACGTCGACTCGTCCGAGATCGCGTTCAAGATCGCTGGCTCCATGGCCTTCAAGGAGGCCGCCCGGCGCGCTGGCCCGGTGCTGCTGGAGCCCATGATGAAGGTGGAGGTCGTCACCCCGTCCGACTACATGGGCGACGTGATCGGCGACCTTTCCTCCCGGCGCGGCAAGATCCAGGGGATGGACCAGCGCAACGAGGCGCAGGTCATCAACGCGCTTGTGCCGCTGTCGGAGATGTTCGGGTACTCGACCAACCTGCGCTCCATGAGCCAGGGCCGGGCCGTGTACGCGATGGAGTTCGCGCACTACGAGGAAGTGCCGAAGAGCAAGGCGGAAGAGATCATCGCGAAGGTT is a window of Longimicrobiaceae bacterium DNA encoding:
- the rpsG gene encoding 30S ribosomal protein S7, which encodes MSRRNRAVKRPTLPDPIYGSEVITKFVNTLMRDGKKSLAEKIFYDAMRTMEERSGQPAETVFKTALNNAKPVLEVKSRRVGGATYQVPVEVRPERRQALAMRWLVGYARARGEKTMADRLAAELLAASRNEGATIKKKDDTHRMADANKAFAHYRW
- the fusA gene encoding elongation factor G, whose protein sequence is MARTTPLDKLRNIGIMAHIDAGKTTTTERILYYTGRTHKIGEVHEGAATMDWMEQEQERGITITSAATTCQWDRLGDTYRINIIDTPGHVDFTVEVERSLRVLDGAVCVFDAVAGVEPQSETVWRQADKYGVPRICFVNKMDRTGANFERCVSMITDRLGANPLPIHLPIGDGENFVGIVDVLRQVELIYDDTTLGKNWTEQPVRPELQDALQAARLALVEGAVEHDDALMERYLEGEEISEAELRRAIRNATIAGAMTPVLTGSAFKNKGVQQLLDSIIDYLPAPVDIPSIKGTEPRNEENVIERHATDDEPFSALAFKIATDPFVGKLTFFRVYSGVIESGAHVLNSTKGKRERFGRILQMHANKREEIPEVRAGDIAAAIGLKDTTTGNTLCDEKAPIVLESMTFPEPVIDVAVEPKTKVDQDKMGEALRRLADEDPTFRVHTDAETGQTIISGMGELHLEIIVDRMLREFKVDANVGRPQVAYRETIRKTVTNVEGKFVRQTGGSGQYGHVVINMEPAEPGQGFVFEDKVVGGVIPREFIKPASEGMREAMENGVLAGYPMVDVKVQLVFGSYHDVDSSEIAFKIAGSMAFKEAARRAGPVLLEPMMKVEVVTPSDYMGDVIGDLSSRRGKIQGMDQRNEAQVINALVPLSEMFGYSTNLRSMSQGRAVYAMEFAHYEEVPKSKAEEIIAKVRG